The nucleotide sequence tgtcctgcaaatgccgtgtgatctccctcgggacaatctgctccataaccttccctggcaccaaggtcaggctgacaggcctgtagttccccagatcctccttacaacccttcttgaATATaggagtcacactggcaagtctccagtcttctgggacctctccagttgaccaggaacgccgatagatgatggaaagcagcttggctatctcctccaccagctccctcagtactctcgggtggatctcatccggcgccatggacttgtggcagtccaggtggagtagtaggtctctgaccgtttcctcctgaatcatggggggtttattttgctccccatccgagacttccaggtcagacagtagagtgctctgaggacaactggtctggcttttaaagacagacgtaaaaaaggcattgagaacctcagccttttcactgtcctcagtggccacattcccagccatgtccagtaaagaatggagattctccttggtcctcctcttactgttaatgtatttgtagaagcgtttcttgtttcctttaatcccagcagccaagcttagttcAAGttgggcctttgcctttctaattttctccctgcacatcctaacaacttctttgtactctttccaagttgcctgtcccttcttctacaggaggtagattctctttttctcctggagcttcaggaaaagctccctgttcatccacgccggtctccttcccctccagctcatcttgcggctcagggggacagcctgttcctgcgccttcaggacttccttcttgaggagcaaccagccttcctgaacccctttaccctccaggaccgaatcccaagggaccctccctaccagtctcctgaacaattcaaagtctgccctctgaaagtccaaggtagcagttttgctgtcccctctcccgattccaccaagaattgagaactctaccatttcatggtcgctctgtCCATGGCAGCctccaacttccacatctcccaccagaccttctctgttcgtaaacagcaggtctagcggggcacctcccctggtaggttctctcaccagctgcagaaggaagttatcttccatgcACTCTAGAAACCCCCTaaactgcttcttctgcaccgtgttgtattcccagcatatatcagggaagttgaagtcccccgTGAGGACAAGGTATGGCGATCgtgcaacttcagccagctgtttatagaacgcctcatctgtctcttcatcctggttaggcggtctataacagacccccaccaggacgtctgccttgtcagcctttcctttgatcctaacccacaGACATTCAGCGTTGTCTTCCCCAGTCACAagctcaataacatcaaaagtctctaacatagagagccacgccacgccaccacccctccttccttgcctatcctttctgaagagcttgtagccatccattgcagcactccagtcatgggagcaatcccaccacgtttccgtaatggcaaataagtcatagtttgcctgctgcacaaaggcttccagctcctcctgtttgttgctcatgctgcgggcattggcatagacgcacttcagctgagcccattgcctcacccctaatctCGATGCCCAGCTAGGcacacctcctgcagggctggttttatcccctttccccttcctctctagtttaaagccctctctataagccctgccagctcctgggcaaggatgcgttTCCCCCTTTGAAACAGgccagacccatcagcagacctcaggcctggtgctgAGTAAACTGCCCTGTGATCAAAGAATCACAAATTCTtgcgtttgcaccagcctctcagccacgtgtttatgagatggttttcctgcccctttcagcGCCCTTCTCTGAAAAGGGAGGGATAGAAGGAAATACCACCTGTACTCCTATTCCCTGAACTAACCGccctagtcccctgaagtcatttttgataagtttcaggcttctgtcagcagtctcattgctgccagcctgaactattaataaaggataataatcagaggggtggatcaaactggggagttttctagagCTATCCCTAACCcgggccccagggaggcagcacacctccctacgGCTAGGGTCAGGCTGACATATAGGGGCCTCCgttcccctcagaagggagtcACCTATGACGctcacccttctgtccttccaggCAGAGGCAGACTCAAGGCGTGGAGTCAACCGCCTCACCTTGGGCAACTTTGGCGACcatgcaggcagagctcctcctgcatcctcacttacttctctctcaggttccagggccttAAACCTGTTAtacagaggcacctggggaaccgAGGTAGGCCGGGATGGGGGGTTGCCTGCATCACCGAGCTGGGAcctgtttccattcctcctcttctcccagtttgtttccctcagctcaATCACGGCAGGCGAGAGGATCTGCCACCGTCTGGGGAGTATCACTCCGGTGTCTTCCCTGCAGAGAGTTACACCACCAGTCTACCTCCCACACACATTCCCTGATGGATCTTAATCTCTCTActtcctccttgagctccactaccatgctgagcagctcatccacctgctcacacctcacacaggtggaatccctgccaccctccccaggcagcagcagtctCAGGCACTCCAACCTGCAACCTGAGACCTGAACTGCTAAATCTCTGGGCAGGCCCTCTGTCTGGGTCACCACAGTCTTCTTGAGGTGAGCCCACTGCCTGGTGGAGACCATGTTTAAACTTGAGGCCACAGAGACTGCGAATGTGAGAACAGGTCTCCTGACGAAAGAGGGACAGCACTTACACACCCTGGTCCTCAGCCCACCTCTCACACCCACTGCAGTACAGTATGGGCTGTGTGCACGCTCTGATTACCCCTCCCTGTTCTCTGCGGGCAGCAAAGCACCTCACTAACTGTGCATGAGCTGTGGGTGGGAGCTAGCTAATAGCCTAACAGCCAGAGGTCAAGGTCATGGATAAGATTAAGAGTGGGCAGTGCCAACTCCACCCCTGCTAGCTTGGCAGCCCGCCCACAAGCTGCCAGCCCCCTGGCACAAGCACTGCACTTTTCCTGGCTTCAAAAAGCCCTAAAAAGAGCTTTTCGGGCCTCTGAGGCCACTTGGGGGATCAATTAGATAACAGCGTGCCATGATGGTGGGAGGGtgcctgctgtaaaattagGTCCCTCACTCCAACTGAAAATTTTACTAAATCAGGACTTTCAAAGGCTTCCTCATAAAtggcctctttcattcctagctcaCAAATATATGTTTGGAGGTCCTCTGTGGAGGACCATAAACCTGCATGCACCAGGATATCGGCCTTATTAGGCCAAGTGATACAGCATGCCACCATCAACCAATCCATTAAGGTATGATTCTCCTCATTATGTTGCCCAGTGGCATACAGCCTCTAAGGGCAAAGTGTGAGGTAATGGATGCGAGCTTGGAAACTTCCGGTCCATTGACCATAACACtctctgcccccatgtcccataCGTGGAGTAACCAAGCTAGTACACTTCCCTTTGGCAGCCAGTCGACGTTCCTCTGTAATCAGGATATTTTTATCtaatccataaaaatattttgccatgccAGATGGTGATGGGGAAATATTTCCTCTATCCCGCAAGGGACCCCAATTGCCAATTATGGCAGCCAATTCACAAAAGGGTGAACCCAGAAACCCAGGAATGTGCCCCAGCAAGGTTTTATGAAGACGGACGATGTCCCACCCCTAAGCCCATTTAAAGATATTCTAAAGGAATACCATTTCAATATTAAGGACTGCCTGTCTCACCAAAAGcagcaatcagaaggactaacgcAATAGAACTAGCATTACaaaaaaaggtggaaagaaaagagagcgCTCACCCAGACTGGAAGATTTCAGGCTCACAAAGAAAGACCCCCAACAAAGAGAGACCTCCAGAATGAAATCATACCAAGcggcagtcagcccttaaatgaggcctaagaggggtggagccaggctccacgccttctggtcacacaggtgaattgccttcacctgtgctcccagggctgactgggtctttcctccaggtgctcaatcagtggttcaggccatgactcagcagttcccataaAGCATGGGACCCCATGCAGAGgttttccccctctccccacacCTGGGATGCCTAGGGTCGTGGGGGCAAAGCTGGATTTCAGAGACATCCCCATTGGCTCTGGGCATGggggaaacaaaagaaagagtgGGAAAGCTCATGGAGATGAGGTGGGATGGCTCCCATGACTGCTGCACTGCAAGGGAAGGATAACAAGGACCGTGTGTCCCACAGGCACACAGGTGCAGGCATGCTGCCACACGCTGTGGTTTCACCCGActggcagctgagcagcacccGGCCGTTCGCTCACTCCACCCCTGCCCCCAGTGTGCAATGCGGGAGAGAGCTATAGAGAAACTCGTGGGGCGAGATACAAGCGGAAaaggacagaaagggaaaacagttACAGACATTCAGATGATAATTGTACATGCATGTATCTCCACACAAATTCACAGCCTTTGCACAGACGTTTTGAGAAGCAAACCGGAGTAAGCTGACTCTCACCCTGCGCTTGCTGGTAGGATCTCCTCTTCTGAGGACACCTCTGCTGTGGGTGGGAAGAGGACACATGGTAAAGAGCTCCCTCTGAAACAAGAGACATCGTATCAGGGGTCTGAGTCACCTCCTGCACCTGTCTGTTCCTGTATTCTGTAAGGACCTGCAGTGGCTGAGGGCAGGATTCACATCCCTGCTGTATGTTCCTGATGGAAGGTGCCAAGCAGCCGTCCCTTTAGGCTTAACTAAAGTCAGCTTTGGAAATGGACAGGCAAGCCAAAGGCTCCACAGTGTCTTGGAAGTGGCTGCAGGTCATACCTAGTTTAAACTTCACACaaagaggcagagaggaaacGTATCCGTAAAAATGCTGTGAGAAACCAGCAGTTGTTTCCCAAGTACAGCGATAATGGAGGAACAAATAAGCACAGCGCACAGGTCTTATAACAAACCAGTAATCCCCTTCATCGGACATTCTGGGGAAGAAGGTCTTTGTGAAGGAGTCTTCCTCATGCTGCCCTTCACAGACACAGAGCTGGGAGACCTTGAGGCCCGGCATGAACAGCTGTGGCCTGAGGACGGTCCTTCCCCACCCGCTGCCCCGGCAGGCGCTGATCATGGGGCAAGCAATGCCTGTCCCTGGCTGGCATGTGTGCTACCAGGCCATGTGCTTGGCAAGGCTGTGGGCCCTGCACCGCCTTCAGCTCCATGCTTCTGAGTGCCGCTGCCTGGAGGAATGGCGGCCTCCTGGAGGGCAGCGCTCGTCCCTCCCGAGCAGGACAGGCCTTCCCACCCAGGCCTCTCAGCTGGGCCCggagccctgctgcagtgctgcctggcgTTGCCCACAGAGCTGGAGGCCCGgccctgctgagccctgctgtgcagctcctgctgcctcatgggcccagctccagcctgctGACAGGCCATGTTGGAGCTCTCGTGGCAGGGCAGGGCCAGAGCTCTGCAACACGAGCGCAATAAGGAGAGAGCAATGCCCCAGACCCTGCTGGCATCCCTGTCCCACACATTACATCCTCGCACCCTCAGCAGGAGCGCGGCCCTGCAGCTGTGTTCCCAGGAGCCCCTGGTGCCCATTGAGCCATTCCACCACACACTGACCCTACAGTGGGGCCAGGcgctgccccacatcccagccctgcATACAGGCAGGGTTTCACTTTTGAAAACGGCTGCGCACCCGTCGCacacttcctccttccccagcactggGGTGCACACGGTGACACAGGCAGGGACAGCTCGGCCCTGTGCCTTCCCCTGTGAAGTTGGGGTTTCTGTGCTGTCCCCTCAGCAGCCGGATGCCCCTAGGACTCCTGCAATCTGCAGCTGTCCCTGTGtctgctcctggcacagcaATACCAAAGTGGAGGAGTGGGACACCTTCCCAAATGCTGCAGCCTCAAGTCGAAGAACATCACTTTGTGCCACGTATCGCTTCCGTGCAGGTGGCATGGCAGATGCATGCGGTCGGTGTTGACACTGGGTCCCCATGTGGGGGAACACATGTcctcctgcctgtgctgcagagagcataTGGGGGTTCTGTGTGCCCAGATGCTGGCAGAGCCATGTCCCACTGCCTGATGCAAGGGGCCGGGCATGGCCCTTTTGTGCATGTCCTGTCCAGCATGGGGACCTTATTCACCCCACTACTGCCTGAGGAACCTCAATGGCAGCTCTAGGACCCCAACATAATGGGGAGGGACATAGGGTACAGATGGAGACCCTGTTTGGGGTCACACTTGTCCCTGAGGGGACCCACTCCACATGGACACAgcctcagctccagccccagtgcaggGACAGACAGCATCTGGGCAGGCTGGCTCACCTCAGTGACATGCAGGTAGTGAGTGCCCGTTGTAGGGCTCTGTGACACCAGAAGCGGAGACAAGCCTCATATTTGGGCATGAAGCAGGTTATTGGAGGCTGGGCCCTGGCAGGCGGCAGATAACCGTGCTGATAATGACTCCCACCATACATCGCCATCCCCATTGGCTCCTGCCAGCAGGGGCTGCCTATATATCCCCCTCCCCATCTCAGGCTCTGGGCTGGGCCTGTGTGGCATGATGGTGCCTGccagggtgctggggctgctcctctgcGTGCAGCTCTGCATGGGTGAGTCgtggggcagtggggtggcCATAGGACAggggggaagcagaggggcagggtTGCAGCCATGGGATGGGCACCCCCCAGGCTCAGCCACCTCCCCTGGTGCCCACAGGCAGCGAGGTGCTGCGGCTGGTGGATGGCGGTGGGCGTTGTGCCGGTCGGGTGGAGGTGAAGCACGAGGGAGAATGGGGCTCTGTCTGCACCTATGACATCGACTGGGACGCGCAACGGGCCAGCGTGGTGTGCcggcagctgggctgtggcacGGTGGCCCATGCGTCCCCATATGCCCCATTCGGGCAGGGCAAGGGACGCATCTGGCTGCATCCCTACTGCCTTGGCACTGAGGCCACCCTGCAGGACTGCTCCAACTTTGGCTGGGGCAAGCACTTCTGTGGTCACGAGTGGGACGTGGGAGTGATCTGCACAGGTGAGCTGGGGtggctgggatggggacaccgTGCCAGGACCCCTGGTCAGGACTGAGGCCGGGCCCTGCTGCAGAGGCACTGGAGCTGCGGCTGGTGGATGGCAGGGGACCCTGCGAGGGGAGAGTGGCGGTGAAGCTGCGAGGACGCTGGGGCACGGTGTACGATGATGTCTGGGACATGAATGATGCCGAGGTggtgtgccagcagctgggctgtggctcAGCTGCTGACACCAAGTTCACCTGGCGAGATTTGCAAGCCAACAGTCCTTCAATGTTGGCCTTTGTCAACTGCAATGGGAACGAGAAGGCCATCTGGGATTGCAACATTAAGGGCTGGGGTCCCTACAATGAACCTTGTGATTATAACGCCACTGTGGTCTGCCAAGGTGAGAGCCGGGGGCATGCGGCACCACAGGGAGCCCATTGTCCACATCCCCCATGTCAGCAACCCACCTCTCCCGGCAGGGTTCTCCCGGCTGGTTGGAGGAGACAGTGCCTGCTCGGGGCAGCTGGAGGTGCGGCAGGGCCGGGCCTGGGTCAGCGTCTGCCACAGCCATGTGGACCTCATGGCCGCCCAGGTcgtctgcagggagctgggctgtggtACAGTGCTGGCCCTACCCGGGGCTGGGCATTttggagcagcagtggggccaTTCTGGGACAATGCCTTCAAGTGCAACGGCACCGAGCCCCTCCTGTCTGCTTGCACACGGCAGCCTCCCCAAATCAAGAACTGCACCCAACCTGCTGCCATCATCTGCTCTCGTAAGCACTGGTGCTGTGGGGGTGCATCTGCCCCATGCAGTGTGGTGTCCCCAGGGGTCCCTCGCTCCTCCAACCCCAGCactctctctctgctgcagcctaCACTGGGTTCCGGCTGGCAGATGGAGACTCAGACTGCACTGGGCGGGTAGAGGTGGAGGCACGAGGGGTTTGGAGGCCCCTGTGTGCCACTGCCTGGGACATGCCTGACGCCCACGTCCTCTGCCACCATCTGGGCTGTGGCTCTGCTGTCTCCCTGCCCCCACCAGGCCAGTTTGGGACAGGGACTGGGATGGTGCTGCATGATGCCCTCAGCTGTAGCGGGAGCGAGCGGCACCCAGGCGAGTGCCCCGtggaggtgctggggcagcccGCCTGCCCCCCCAGGCACACCGCTGCCATCAACTGCTCAGGTGGGTGCGAGGGCCATGTGTACCCCCAGCAGGTGGGGACGACACCCCGTCCCCGCGGCACAACCAGGCTTTTGCAGGTGTCACTGAGCCCCTGCAGCTCCACGGTGGGGAGAGCCGGTGCGACGGACGGCTGGAGGTGGCCATGCGCCCCGGTGTCTGGGCCCGTGcgtctgtggggctgtgggacaaTGGCACTGCCACCGTGGCGTGCCGGCAGCTGGGCTGCGGTGTGCCTGAGAAAATCTATGCTGTGCTGGCCACTAGCTTGGgccccatggagctgcaggagctgcggTGTGTTGGCACCGAGGAGCTCCTGGCACAGTGTAATGCTTCAGGGATGGCCAAGACCAGCCACAGCCCTGAGGAGTTGGCCATTGCCTGCTCTGGTGAGTGCACTGGGAAGGTATGTGGGCATCACGCTGCCATCCCCAGAACCAGCCCAACCCTCCCATGCAGGTAGCCGgcagctgaggctggcaggaggCCCCGGGCGCTGCGCCGGCAGGGTGGAGGTGTACAGCGAGGGCACCTGGGGCACCNNNNNNNNNNNNNNNNNNNNNNNNNNNNNNNNNNNNNNNNNNNNNNNNNNNNNNNNNNNNNNNNNNNNNNNNNNNNNNNNNNNNNNNNNNNNNNNNNNNNccccagatcagccaccaactgGGTGGCCTGCTGAACAATGGCCTCTGAGGCCACTAGCAGGTTCAACATAGATAA is from Numida meleagris isolate 19003 breed g44 Domestic line chromosome 6, NumMel1.0, whole genome shotgun sequence and encodes:
- the LOC110401256 gene encoding scavenger receptor cysteine-rich type 1 protein M130-like, whose protein sequence is MMVPARVLGLLLCVQLCMGSEVLRLVDGGGRCAGRVEVKHEGEWGSVCTYDIDWDAQRASVVCRQLGCGTVAHASPYAPFGQGKGRIWLHPYCLGTEATLQDCSNFGWGKHFCGHEWDVGVICTEALELRLVDGRGPCEGRVAVKLRGRWGTVYDDVWDMNDAEVVCQQLGCGSAADTKFTWRDLQANSPSMLAFVNCNGNEKAIWDCNIKG
- the LOC110401663 gene encoding scavenger receptor cysteine-rich type 1 protein M130-like, with the protein product MRHHREPIVHIPHVSNPPLPAGFSRLVGGDSACSGQLEVRQGRAWVSVCHSHVDLMAAQVVCRELGCGTVLALPGAGHFGAAVGPFWDNAFKCNGTEPLLSACTRQPPQIKNCTQPAAIICSPYTGFRLADGDSDCTGRVEVEARGVWRPLCATAWDMPDAHVLCHHLGCGSAVSLPPPGQFGTGTGMVLHDALSCSGSERHPGECPVEVLGQPACPPRHTAAINCSGGCEGHVYPQQVGTTPRPRGTTRLLQVSLSPCSSTVGRAGATDGWRWPCAPVSGPVRLWGCGTMALPPWRAGSWAAVCLRKSMLCWPLAWAPWSCRSCGVLAPRSSWHSVMLQGWPRPATALRSWPLPALVAGS